In the Afipia sp. GAS231 genome, AGGCGCCGTGGTAGTAGGCCGTCTTCGCAAAATACCCCGCCAGGAAGGCAGGGGCATGCGGCCAGCCGCCGTTCACGATCTGCTCTCGCGCGCAGCTCAGGACCTTGTCGGTGCCCGGGCATTGGGAAATTTCCGTTCCCCAATACGCCAGTTGCATCATGCCGAGCCACAGCAATAGCGGGACCACCGCGGCGGCAAACAGCAGCAGCCCCCGGCTGGCCAGCTTGCGCGCGAAGTCGCCCCAGCTCGTGCTCTGCGTGGTCGTCGCTTTTGTGATCAGGCCTTTGATGAACGGCAGGACCAGCAGGACGAACGGGCTGATATAGAGCACAAAGGCCTTTCCGTTATTGAATATGAACTCGAAGAATCCGAAAAACGAACCCTTGCCGGCAGCGCCGGCGCCAGCGGTTTTGATCAGTTGTTGCGACTCGAATACCAGCTCGAGCAATGCGGCATGGACTTCGAGAAATATAGCGACCAGCGCCAACACAAAGATGCTTGCGGCTAATCGTGCGGATTTCCGCCGCTCGGCGAGGGGCTTGATCCGCATCACCGAAACCAGCATCGCATAGACGATCAGCAATCCCGCCACGACCAGCAGCGTCAGGATGGTGAACGGTAACCGGCTTTCACCGAACACCCCGGTCAGATCGAGCCACAGGAAACGATGGATCGTCAGTTCCTTGGTATCCGGGTTGAGCCACACCAGGGCTGCGGCCGCGCACAGCAGGATCGGCAGGATCACGAGGATGTTCATCATGATGCCGCGGAGATAGATCGCTATCGCGCTGATGACGCTGGGCAGTCCGTTCTGCACCAGGTATCGGGAATTGTCGCGAAGGTGACGGACTTCCGGAGTTTCGCGGTTCTCCTGATCGAGTCGGCCGAACGGAAACACGTTATGCGACGACATTCCGATCGTCAGCGTCGTGCCGATATATCCGCCGCCCGAAACGGTCGAAAGATAATCCATTTGCTCGAGGGTCTGCTTCGATTGAAGGCCCTGCAATACGCCGAGACAGAACGATGCGGACCGAATGCCGCCGCCCGAACAGGTGATGCCGGTCAATTCTTTCGTCGTGCTTGGATCGCTGGTGTCGTTCGGCTCAATTGTTTTGTGTGCAGTCCGGTTATGGCGGTCGCGAATGGCGTCAAGCTCCGCGCTGAAGACGGCTTTGAAATCAACGGTTTGTGTCATCGAGGCCTCGATACTGTCCGGGAATTCGTCAATTGCCGCCGTCATTGCGAATTCAATCGCCCCTGGACGGTCAAAAAAATAGAGCTGAACGGCTTTGCGGATGGCTGGACGGCATTCTCGCTTTGGTTGAGTGAAAAAACAATGGGCGAGCGGTCGCATTGCGCTGTTGCCGGACAAATTCACCGCATTATGCGTTTTGCGGTCCCGGCCCTGACTTCCTGTTGTGGCATAAACACTTGCACCGGAAGGCCGTCAGCGGCACATTCGAGGCGCGACGCAAAGATCGCGAAGGCGTAGCGTTTTCAAGCGAAAGCCTGCCCCGGACTTGATCGGGGTGGACCCCGGTTCGCGTGAAGAGAACGCGTCAAATATGAAGAGAACGCGTCAAATATAAAGAGTCCCGAGGAACCTCCATGGCGGCCACGCGGATCGACTGCGACATCCATCCGGCGGTAGGCGGAACCCGCACCACGCTGCTGCCCTATCTCGACGACCACTGGAAAGAACAGGTGGTCAGCCGGGCGATCGACGGCCTCGACCTCAATTCCTATCCGCCCAACATGCCGTTTTCCGGCCGCGCCGACTGGCGGCCGGCGCAGGGCAAGCCGGGCAGTGATCTCGCGATGGTGCAGCGCGGCGCGTTCGACCAGCTCGGCGCCAGCCACGCCATCTGCAATGTGCTGTACGGCGCGCAGGCGGTGTTCGATCCCTACATGGCCTCCGCTTTCTGCAAGGCGATCAACGACTGGATCGCGGCTGAATGGCTGTCCAAGGATTCAAGACTCCGTGCCTCGATCGTGGTGCCGCTGCAGGCGCCGGATCTCGCGGTGGAAGAGATCGAGAGGCTCGCCGGCGACACCAGGTTCGTCTCGGTGCTGGTGCTGGCGCAGGGCGACCATCTCCTGGGCAAGCGGCACTTCTGGCCGGTCTGGCAGGCGGCTGAGAAACACAAGCTGCCGATCGCGATCCATGCCGGCAGCCAGTACCGGGGATCGCCCAGTTCGATCGGCTGGCCGTCCTATCGCTACGAATATTACCTGGCCGAAGCGCAGGCGATGCAGGCCCAGATTTTGAGCCTGGTCTATGAAGGCGTGTTCGGCAAATTTCCCGACCTGAAAGTCGTGCTGATGGAATCCGGCGTGAGCTGGCTGCCGGCCTTCATGTGGCGCGCCAACAAGACCTGGCGGGGCGTGCGCGTCGAGGTGCCCTGGGTCGAGCGCGAGCCGGCCTCGATCATTCGCGATCATTTCCGCGTCACCATGCAGCCGTTCGACGGGCCGCCGGATGCGGCTGGCGTCGCCGACATCATCGAGCAGATCGGCTCCGACAAGATGTTCCTGTTCGCGTCGGATTATCCGCACTGGCAGTTCGACGGCGACGATCCGATGCCGGCGCACCTGCCGGCCAGTCTCATCTCGCGTGTGTGCGAAGACAATCCGCTTGAAACCTTTCCGCGGCTGAAGCTGGCCGCTTGAACATCCACCAGGAGGATCGCATGAGCGACGTCATCGACCGCCCGATTCTAGACCAGGAAGTTGCGGCCAAAAGCCGGCTGCGCATCATCGATTGCGACGTGCATCCGAGCATTCACGCGCACAGCGACCTCGATCAGTTCCTGCCCAAGCGCTGGCAGGAGCACCTGCGCACCTATGGCAGCCATCTGCGCACGCCCTATATCGGCACCACGCCGTATCCGCGCTCCTCGCCGCTGATCGCGCGCCGCGACGCCTGGCCGCCGACCGGTGGACCGCCCGGCTCCGATCTCGCTTTCATGCAGAAGCAGCACCTCGATCCGCTCGATGTCGAGTTCGGCATCCTGCAGGTGCTCGATCTCTTCATCTTCTCGCAACAGAATCTCGAATTCGGCGCCGCGATCCAGCGCGCCATCAACGACTGGCAGTTGGCGTTCTGGTCCGACCGCGACCCGCGCCTGAAGGCTTCGATCCTCGCGGGCCAGGACGACACGCAGCTCGCGATCGCCGAAATCGAACGCTGCGCCAAGGTCGGCCGCTATGTGCAGATCAATGTCTGCCCGCGCGCCAACGAGCCACTCGGGCGTCGCCGCTACTGGCCGATCTACGCGCGCGCCCAGGAACTCGGCCTGCCGCTCGGCATTCACGTCGGCGGCTATGGCGGGCACGCGCCGACCGGCGGCGGCTGGCCGTCTTATTACGCCGAGGAGCACCAGAGCAACGCGCATACGATGGCGGCGCAGCTGACGAGCCTGGTGCTCGAAGGCGTTCCCGAACGTTTCCCGAATCTCAAGATCGTTTTCATCGAAGGCGGCTTCGGCTGGATCCCGTCGGCGACCTGGCGCATGGACCGGCATTTCGAGGCCTTCCGCAGCGAGGTGCCGCACCTGAAGCGCAAACCGTCGGAATATGTGAAGGAGAATTTCTGGTTCACGACCCAGCCGATCGACGAGCCCGATGAAGGCAGGCATCTGCGCGCGCTGATCGATTGGGTCGGCGCCGACAGGTTGCTGTTCTCGTCGGATTATCCGCATTGGGATTTCGACGATCCGCGCTACGCGTTCAGGACGCCGCTGACGGAAGTCGAGCGCACCAAGATCTTCAGCAGCAACGCACGATCGATCTACAAGTTCTGAACAGGTTGATATGACCCGTCACATCGTTGCGCGTACCTCAGAGATTCCGCCCGGCGGCAACAAGGTCGTCGGCGTCGAAGGCCGCGACATCGTTGTGTTCCACGTCAATGGCGAATTCTTCGCGCTGCTCAATCGCTGCCCGCATGCCGGCGCGCCGCTGGAGAAGGCGGCCTGCGTGGCGCGGCTGACCTCGCCGGAGCCCGGCGTCTACCAGCGCTCGCGGGTCGGCGAACTGCTGCGCTGCGCGTGGCACGGCTGGGAATTCGACATGCGCAACGGCCAATCATACTTCGATCCGGCGCGGGTAAAAATCCGTTCCTATCCGGTGGCGGTCGAAAGCGGCGAGGAACTGCAGAAGGGGCCTTACGTAGCCGAAACGTTTCCGGTGCATGTCGAGGACAGCTACGTCATCATCGAGA is a window encoding:
- a CDS encoding Rieske (2Fe-2S) protein, giving the protein MTRHIVARTSEIPPGGNKVVGVEGRDIVVFHVNGEFFALLNRCPHAGAPLEKAACVARLTSPEPGVYQRSRVGELLRCAWHGWEFDMRNGQSYFDPARVKIRSYPVAVESGEELQKGPYVAETFPVHVEDSYVIIET
- a CDS encoding amidohydrolase family protein; translation: MSDVIDRPILDQEVAAKSRLRIIDCDVHPSIHAHSDLDQFLPKRWQEHLRTYGSHLRTPYIGTTPYPRSSPLIARRDAWPPTGGPPGSDLAFMQKQHLDPLDVEFGILQVLDLFIFSQQNLEFGAAIQRAINDWQLAFWSDRDPRLKASILAGQDDTQLAIAEIERCAKVGRYVQINVCPRANEPLGRRRYWPIYARAQELGLPLGIHVGGYGGHAPTGGGWPSYYAEEHQSNAHTMAAQLTSLVLEGVPERFPNLKIVFIEGGFGWIPSATWRMDRHFEAFRSEVPHLKRKPSEYVKENFWFTTQPIDEPDEGRHLRALIDWVGADRLLFSSDYPHWDFDDPRYAFRTPLTEVERTKIFSSNARSIYKF
- a CDS encoding amidohydrolase family protein gives rise to the protein MAATRIDCDIHPAVGGTRTTLLPYLDDHWKEQVVSRAIDGLDLNSYPPNMPFSGRADWRPAQGKPGSDLAMVQRGAFDQLGASHAICNVLYGAQAVFDPYMASAFCKAINDWIAAEWLSKDSRLRASIVVPLQAPDLAVEEIERLAGDTRFVSVLVLAQGDHLLGKRHFWPVWQAAEKHKLPIAIHAGSQYRGSPSSIGWPSYRYEYYLAEAQAMQAQILSLVYEGVFGKFPDLKVVLMESGVSWLPAFMWRANKTWRGVRVEVPWVEREPASIIRDHFRVTMQPFDGPPDAAGVADIIEQIGSDKMFLFASDYPHWQFDGDDPMPAHLPASLISRVCEDNPLETFPRLKLAA